One Fusobacterium sp. IOR10 DNA segment encodes these proteins:
- a CDS encoding RNA methyltransferase, producing MLYINSKENNTFKRIKKLKQKKYRDIEKLFLAEGIKFLDFSRSPKYIIIDEDFDYKRIEDRIEKFSCEKIILPSSLFSNISSQENSQGIILVYSYEVKDIKNIEDNVVVLDKVSDPGNLGTIIRTVDAAGLRDIILTKGSVDAYNEKTIRSTMGSIFNINLYYIDDESLISFLQSNNYKMISATLEKDSILYNQMKLTEKNAIIFGNEGNGISRNIIDASDEKIIIPIYGSAESLNVAMACGIIVYKAKELLEVK from the coding sequence ATGTTATATATAAACAGTAAAGAAAATAATACTTTTAAAAGAATTAAAAAATTAAAACAAAAGAAATATAGAGATATTGAAAAATTGTTCCTAGCAGAGGGAATTAAATTTTTAGATTTTAGTAGAAGTCCCAAGTACATTATTATAGATGAGGATTTTGATTATAAGAGGATAGAGGATAGAATAGAAAAGTTTAGTTGTGAGAAAATTATACTTCCCTCTTCATTATTTTCAAATATTTCTTCCCAAGAAAATTCTCAAGGTATAATACTAGTATATTCCTACGAGGTTAAGGACATAAAAAATATAGAAGACAATGTTGTTGTTTTAGATAAAGTATCTGATCCAGGGAATCTAGGAACTATAATAAGAACAGTTGATGCTGCAGGGCTACGAGATATAATCCTTACAAAGGGAAGCGTAGATGCCTATAATGAGAAGACCATAAGAAGTACCATGGGATCAATATTCAATATTAATTTATACTATATTGATGATGAATCTTTAATTTCTTTTTTACAGTCAAATAATTATAAAATGATCAGTGCAACTTTAGAAAAGGATTCAATTTTATATAATCAAATGAAACTAACAGAAAAAAATGCAATTATCTTTGGAAATGAAGGAAATGGAATTTCTAGAAATATAATAGATGCATCAGATGAAAAAATAATTATACCTATATATGGAAGTGCTGAGTCATTAAATGTAGCTATGGCATGTGGAATTATAGTTTATAAAGCAAAAGAGTTATTGGAGGTAAAATAA